The Kroppenstedtia pulmonis genome has a segment encoding these proteins:
- a CDS encoding ABC transporter ATP-binding protein, producing MKLVVKQLSKQYGKKVALQHVNLELEPGILGFLGPNGAGKSTLMKILATIAQPTAGTVTWNGVNIIKSPRSLRLNLGYLPQDFGIYPNLNAIEFLDYMAAIKGVPRKAARKRIYELLEILNLTNDAKRPIGGYSGGMKQRVGIAQALLNDPKLLIIDEPTVGLDPTERIRFRNLLSDIGRERIIILSTHIVSDIETIADSIALIRQGKLLAHTKPEELLEKVKNRVWECIIPSDDFPEIQQKYPISQAVHRSDGLHIRVVSDTPPAKTAKVVPATLEEVYLDFTSGLSGGI from the coding sequence ATGAAGCTGGTCGTCAAACAACTAAGTAAACAGTATGGAAAAAAAGTCGCCCTCCAACATGTGAACCTTGAACTGGAACCGGGGATTTTGGGTTTTTTAGGTCCCAATGGAGCCGGAAAATCCACATTGATGAAAATATTGGCCACCATTGCCCAACCCACTGCAGGTACAGTGACCTGGAATGGGGTTAATATCATCAAATCCCCGCGCTCCTTACGGTTAAACCTTGGTTACCTGCCTCAGGACTTTGGTATATATCCCAATCTCAATGCCATTGAATTTTTGGATTACATGGCAGCCATCAAAGGGGTACCCCGGAAAGCGGCACGAAAGCGTATCTACGAACTCCTGGAGATCTTAAATTTAACGAATGATGCAAAACGACCGATTGGTGGATATTCAGGTGGGATGAAACAACGGGTGGGAATCGCCCAAGCTCTGCTTAACGATCCCAAACTGCTGATTATTGATGAACCCACGGTGGGACTGGACCCTACCGAAAGAATCCGGTTTCGCAACCTGTTATCGGATATAGGCAGGGAACGCATTATCATTTTGTCCACACATATTGTTTCGGACATTGAAACCATTGCAGACTCCATTGCATTGATCCGTCAGGGTAAACTACTGGCTCATACAAAGCCGGAAGAGTTGTTGGAAAAAGTTAAAAACCGTGTCTGGGAATGTATCATACCCAGTGATGATTTTCCTGAAATTCAACAAAAATATCCGATCAGTCAAGCCGTACACCGTAGTGATGGTCTCCATATACGAGTGGTTTCCGATACACCTCCCGCTAAAACGGCCAAGGTGGTACCCGCTACGTTGGAGGAGGTTTATCTCGATTTCACCTCTGGTCTGTCAGGGGGGATATAG
- a CDS encoding sensor histidine kinase codes for MKLGLRIAFHFCLNVCLMFLVMGISLAVIEEIQPLEGKSFNMIPFIALAFFFLFAICYGLYVSWPLRYLIRWIHQLAEGHYNLPPKIGRSYQKNNGKIRRPFHLYHDVMLHMQTLTHTLRQNELEKKRLDELKREWIAGISHDLKTPLTYINGYSTMLLSSQYKWEDEEKEQFSREIQQKTNHLIELIQDLNLSLQMDGEIPLLLSKQNLVEFVRRVVADVANDPQATAYHLEFHSEEEAIEVHVDEKLLKRALQNLLMNAVLHNPQGTHIQVSVHKSDKAQIIISDDGIGMDQETVDHLFVKYYRGTPTDTPSEGTGLGMSIAKQLISAHQGDIQVTSKVNHGTSFSVTIPLEITQPHLNSL; via the coding sequence GTGAAGCTTGGCTTACGGATCGCCTTTCACTTTTGTCTCAACGTATGTCTGATGTTCCTCGTTATGGGAATTTCATTGGCAGTAATTGAAGAAATCCAACCTTTGGAAGGTAAAAGCTTTAATATGATCCCTTTCATTGCCTTGGCATTCTTTTTCCTGTTTGCGATTTGTTACGGTTTGTATGTAAGTTGGCCTCTTCGTTACTTAATTCGCTGGATTCATCAATTGGCTGAAGGACACTATAACCTTCCCCCAAAAATAGGACGAAGCTACCAGAAGAATAACGGGAAAATAAGAAGGCCTTTTCACCTTTATCATGATGTAATGCTGCATATGCAAACCTTGACCCATACCTTACGGCAAAACGAATTGGAAAAAAAACGATTGGATGAGTTAAAAAGAGAGTGGATAGCGGGTATTTCCCATGACCTTAAGACCCCCCTTACTTATATTAACGGTTATTCAACGATGCTGTTATCCTCGCAATACAAATGGGAGGATGAGGAGAAGGAACAATTTTCACGGGAGATCCAGCAGAAAACCAATCATCTGATCGAATTAATCCAAGACTTAAACCTTTCCCTGCAGATGGATGGAGAAATCCCTCTGTTATTAAGTAAGCAGAATTTAGTGGAATTTGTCCGTCGAGTCGTTGCTGATGTGGCCAATGATCCCCAGGCAACAGCCTATCACTTGGAGTTTCACAGTGAGGAAGAGGCAATCGAAGTCCATGTGGATGAAAAGCTTTTAAAACGTGCTCTGCAAAACCTGTTGATGAATGCTGTTCTTCATAATCCACAGGGGACTCATATTCAGGTCAGCGTCCATAAAAGTGATAAAGCACAGATCATCATCTCTGACGATGGTATTGGTATGGATCAAGAAACGGTGGATCACTTATTTGTTAAATACTACCGGGGTACACCTACCGATACCCCTTCAGAAGGTACTGGCTTAGGTATGAGCATTGCTAAACAACTCATATCGGCTCATCAGGGAGATATCCAGGTAACCAGCAAAGTGAATCACGGTACCTCCTTCTCCGTCACCATTCCCCTTGAAATTACCCAGCCACATTTAAACTCCCTTTAG
- a CDS encoding response regulator transcription factor gives MRKETILLVDDENGILDMLETLLKKEGYQHIHKATTGEKAIQLVQDFPIDLIILDVMLPDFDGFEVCRKLRRLTQVPILFVTARSSDFDKLMGLTIGGDDYVTKPFNPLEVVARIHVQLRRERILKESAHPKANKLVDGSLVINKDTGQVSMDGNPIHCTAKEYELLIFLCEHPHRIFTAGQLYEQVWKSSYLGDEKTVAVHISKLRKKIEKDPKKPERIVNLRGIGYKFISSEKSESQ, from the coding sequence TTGAGAAAGGAAACCATTTTATTGGTAGATGATGAGAACGGAATTCTTGACATGTTGGAAACCCTGTTAAAAAAAGAAGGCTATCAACATATTCATAAGGCAACCACCGGGGAGAAAGCGATTCAACTGGTACAAGACTTTCCCATCGACTTGATCATCCTTGATGTGATGCTTCCGGATTTCGATGGGTTTGAAGTATGCAGAAAGCTGAGACGCTTAACACAAGTGCCGATCTTATTTGTTACAGCCCGCTCCAGTGATTTTGATAAGTTAATGGGATTAACCATCGGCGGTGATGATTATGTTACAAAGCCCTTTAATCCCTTGGAAGTAGTGGCCCGAATCCATGTCCAATTACGCAGAGAACGGATCTTGAAAGAGTCTGCCCATCCCAAGGCAAACAAACTGGTAGACGGATCATTGGTGATTAACAAAGATACGGGGCAAGTAAGCATGGATGGAAATCCGATTCACTGTACAGCAAAGGAATATGAGTTGTTGATTTTTTTGTGTGAACATCCTCATCGCATCTTTACGGCGGGTCAATTGTACGAACAAGTTTGGAAGTCCTCTTACCTTGGCGATGAGAAAACAGTGGCGGTACATATCTCCAAGCTAAGAAAAAAGATAGAAAAGGATCCTAAAAAACCAGAACGAATTGTCAACCTGCGCGGCATCGGGTATAAATTTATCTCCTCTGAAAAGAGTGAATCCCAGTGA
- a CDS encoding lactococcin 972 family bacteriocin: MSLALALTFASVSSANAASGSVDLTDVAPLKSDAVTPFSENVGGGTWDYGTRLVNFGTQKEVYSNYYHATKNHGSTAQIGTKSNSSCVRPKSTSYASARGGLFDSTRAFWNTSCKP; the protein is encoded by the coding sequence ATGAGTCTTGCTCTTGCCCTGACTTTCGCTTCGGTATCCTCGGCAAACGCAGCCAGTGGTAGTGTGGACCTCACAGATGTAGCTCCCTTGAAAAGCGATGCCGTCACCCCGTTTTCTGAAAACGTGGGCGGCGGAACGTGGGACTATGGAACGCGTCTCGTTAATTTTGGGACACAAAAAGAGGTGTATTCCAACTACTATCACGCCACCAAAAATCACGGCTCCACAGCTCAGATCGGAACCAAAAGCAACTCGTCCTGTGTTAGGCCAAAGAGTACTTCCTATGCCAGCGCTCGGGGTGGGTTGTTTGATTCAACACGTGCCTTTTGGAACACGAGCTGTAAACCGTAA
- a CDS encoding bacteriocin-associated integral membrane family protein — translation MRETAAEFQVNLFRAGYNFRPDDQVEIIKYVLLTGETHFFDHVQLESGRILKAKETQDSRLFLSSAHTQDQNQVGRIHHFDPRQLISIKPLKASYEFLPVDGRYYAEATNDQQFRIFLEKLSAKINTYFSSTYGYEDVSYTPADFRLDSVAVAEKMHSSSTLDFLPYIQYLLFLITVMLLIYYTFNTAKQVGILKMHGVTNLRVWWIVVGRLISMAAVVTALGSGLLALGLRAPASFIYQSLLHLGQAYLILIFLSLLCYVYMSTIKVSQTIKNRKDTRSIYVLNMVLKGVCVIILMGIGLSAIEQYAQIRDRQEQLDNWAHAKDYGILYPVYIGNSTAITLKEMQKEDAKDAEAMSQLYPTLNAQGALYIDASDYEEMDLLLNRNFDGIRSIMVNPNYLKVFPVYDSKGDPVQVSEKTKDWMLLVPEQYKDREKEIRDYFESKEQRDFYVSVDKGQKLKILWLAKNQRIFSFNPDVFPGEQNMITDPIIHVKTEKNHLFGYSGGIRGGGAKDPLKVKLIDRDTALTYKKLKPELKRLQVDDNLKTILTVDQYVLQELHDLQQQMNMTLLIMLGLVVAFVFLIVQNLLIFFHKHQKRFVVHRLFGIGFFKTYQTYFRWLIITWIALVALGFVVNEVLALGLVQGIMDPKIPAVVLTLLGIELLASVIALTLIERRNKIPVIKGGE, via the coding sequence TTGAGGGAGACGGCGGCTGAATTTCAGGTCAATCTCTTTCGGGCGGGCTACAATTTCAGGCCGGATGATCAAGTCGAGATCATCAAGTATGTTCTGCTGACCGGTGAGACTCATTTTTTTGATCATGTGCAACTGGAAAGCGGCCGGATTCTCAAAGCGAAGGAGACCCAGGACAGCCGGCTGTTTCTTTCCTCCGCCCATACGCAGGATCAAAACCAAGTCGGTCGGATCCACCATTTTGACCCCCGGCAGCTCATCTCGATTAAACCGCTGAAAGCTTCTTATGAATTCCTCCCTGTCGATGGGCGCTACTATGCTGAAGCCACCAATGATCAGCAGTTCCGGATCTTTTTGGAGAAATTGAGTGCAAAGATCAATACGTACTTCAGCAGCACCTATGGATATGAGGATGTCTCTTACACCCCGGCGGATTTTCGGCTTGATTCGGTGGCCGTTGCCGAAAAAATGCATTCCTCCTCTACACTGGATTTCTTGCCATACATCCAGTACCTGCTGTTCCTCATTACGGTGATGTTATTGATCTACTACACCTTCAATACGGCGAAGCAGGTCGGCATTCTCAAAATGCACGGTGTGACCAACCTGCGAGTGTGGTGGATCGTCGTTGGCCGACTGATCAGCATGGCTGCTGTGGTCACGGCTTTGGGAAGCGGGCTGCTGGCTCTGGGGTTGCGGGCACCAGCTTCCTTTATCTATCAGAGTCTCCTTCACCTGGGGCAAGCCTATCTCATTCTCATCTTTCTGTCGCTGCTCTGTTATGTGTATATGTCCACCATCAAGGTCAGCCAAACAATCAAAAACAGAAAAGACACCCGTAGTATCTATGTGCTTAACATGGTACTGAAAGGAGTCTGTGTCATCATCCTGATGGGGATCGGTCTCAGTGCGATTGAACAGTATGCCCAGATCCGTGACCGCCAGGAACAACTGGATAACTGGGCACACGCGAAAGACTATGGGATTTTATATCCGGTTTACATAGGGAACAGTACGGCGATCACCCTGAAGGAGATGCAGAAGGAGGATGCAAAAGATGCAGAGGCGATGAGTCAGCTATATCCCACTCTGAATGCCCAGGGGGCCCTGTACATCGACGCGAGCGATTATGAAGAAATGGACCTTCTGTTGAACCGGAATTTTGACGGGATTCGCTCGATCATGGTAAATCCCAATTACTTAAAAGTATTTCCGGTGTATGATTCCAAGGGCGACCCGGTCCAAGTGTCCGAGAAGACCAAAGATTGGATGTTACTCGTGCCGGAACAATACAAAGATCGGGAAAAAGAAATCCGTGATTATTTCGAAAGCAAGGAGCAGAGAGACTTCTACGTTTCTGTTGACAAAGGTCAAAAGCTGAAGATCCTCTGGCTGGCGAAGAATCAGCGTATCTTCAGCTTCAATCCTGATGTATTTCCGGGGGAGCAGAACATGATTACCGATCCTATCATCCATGTCAAAACAGAGAAAAATCACCTTTTCGGGTACAGTGGCGGGATCCGAGGGGGAGGGGCGAAGGACCCGTTAAAGGTGAAGCTCATCGATCGGGATACCGCCCTCACATACAAAAAGCTGAAGCCGGAGTTAAAACGGCTACAGGTGGATGATAATCTGAAAACCATCCTGACGGTGGATCAGTATGTGTTACAGGAGCTTCACGATTTGCAGCAGCAGATGAACATGACCTTGCTCATCATGCTGGGGTTGGTCGTCGCCTTTGTATTCCTGATCGTACAAAACCTGCTGATCTTTTTCCACAAACATCAAAAGAGGTTTGTGGTGCACCGATTGTTCGGAATCGGCTTCTTCAAGACGTACCAAACGTATTTTCGTTGGTTGATCATCACCTGGATCGCACTGGTCGCGCTTGGCTTCGTGGTGAACGAAGTGCTGGCCCTCGGGTTGGTACAAGGGATCATGGATCCCAAAATTCCGGCTGTGGTTCTTACCTTGCTGGGCATTGAGTTACTCGCTTCGGTGATCGCATTGACCTTGATTGAGCGTCGCAACAAGATCCCGGTGATTAAGGGAGGAGAGTGA
- a CDS encoding ABC transporter ATP-binding protein, giving the protein MQPICELEQVTKRYDDHVVLDRISMAVHEGEMVAITGKSGSGKTTILNIMGMLENPDEGTVKLFGEVRPRSHSSKANRMLRTRLSYLFQNYALIDNATVNENLEIPLIYSKKTKKEKQELKTEALQKVGLNISLKQKVHELSGGEQQRVAIARILLKPCDLILADEPTGSLDADNRDEILRILKDLNKENKTIIIVTHDPCVAETCNRRIRLS; this is encoded by the coding sequence ATGCAACCGATCTGTGAGCTGGAACAGGTAACCAAACGATATGACGATCACGTCGTCTTGGATCGGATCAGCATGGCTGTCCATGAAGGGGAGATGGTGGCCATTACTGGCAAGAGCGGCTCCGGTAAAACCACTATCCTGAATATTATGGGTATGTTGGAAAATCCGGATGAGGGCACTGTCAAACTGTTTGGTGAGGTACGTCCGCGCAGCCATTCCAGTAAGGCCAACCGGATGTTGCGAACCCGACTTTCGTATTTGTTTCAGAATTACGCACTGATTGATAATGCCACGGTGAATGAAAATTTGGAAATCCCGCTGATTTACTCCAAAAAAACAAAGAAAGAAAAACAGGAGCTGAAAACGGAAGCCCTTCAAAAAGTCGGCCTGAACATATCCCTCAAACAGAAAGTACATGAGCTTTCAGGTGGAGAGCAACAACGGGTGGCCATCGCAAGAATCCTGTTAAAACCCTGTGACTTGATTCTTGCGGATGAACCGACAGGTTCTTTGGATGCTGACAATAGAGACGAAATTTTGCGGATCTTGAAGGATTTGAACAAAGAAAACAAAACCATCATTATCGTTACTCACGACCCCTGTGTGGCAGAGACATGTAACCGAAGGATTCGCTTATCTTGA
- a CDS encoding AEC family transporter gives MQALIDVMLPVFGIIVVGYIAGRIRLVEKASSKSLNNYVYYVALPALLFISLANAPIEELLNWGFIGSNLAGILISFALCIILARLFFGRKLPQSSIHGMAASYGTTGYMGIPLMIAAFGKGAALPAAIATLIHNIPVIALVILLFESMKNSERKQELLKNISKAIFLNPLTISVLAGICFSIFRIELPVSLDIFSQLLADAAGPTALFALGVGLVGQKNFFSSTSTAKSEVLLTTFIKIFIQPLLTIIFVLYVFDLEGLWATVAIIMSALPVGAGVYVFAQQYDSFKDETSQAIIVSMLISIPTLTGLLIWFS, from the coding sequence ATGCAAGCATTAATCGATGTGATGCTTCCCGTATTTGGAATTATTGTTGTGGGATATATTGCAGGGCGAATCCGATTGGTTGAAAAAGCAAGCTCCAAAAGCTTAAATAATTATGTGTACTATGTAGCACTCCCTGCCTTACTGTTTATCTCACTTGCCAATGCCCCGATTGAGGAACTCTTGAATTGGGGATTTATTGGCTCAAACCTAGCCGGAATATTAATTAGCTTTGCACTTTGCATCATACTGGCCAGACTATTTTTTGGGAGGAAATTGCCGCAATCATCCATCCATGGGATGGCTGCCTCTTATGGAACCACAGGTTACATGGGAATCCCATTAATGATTGCCGCATTTGGAAAAGGTGCTGCTTTGCCGGCAGCAATCGCAACATTAATTCACAACATCCCCGTGATCGCTCTGGTTATTTTACTCTTTGAATCCATGAAGAATTCCGAGAGGAAACAGGAGTTGCTTAAAAATATTTCAAAAGCCATTTTTCTGAATCCCCTTACGATTTCAGTCCTGGCGGGAATATGTTTTTCAATATTCAGGATCGAGCTTCCTGTTTCTCTGGACATCTTTTCACAATTACTTGCAGATGCGGCAGGACCTACTGCCTTATTTGCATTGGGTGTGGGCCTAGTCGGTCAGAAAAACTTTTTCAGTTCAACATCCACTGCCAAATCGGAAGTATTATTAACTACTTTCATTAAAATCTTTATTCAACCTCTATTAACGATTATCTTTGTATTATATGTATTCGATTTGGAAGGGTTGTGGGCAACAGTTGCCATCATCATGTCGGCACTCCCTGTTGGAGCCGGTGTATATGTATTTGCCCAACAATATGATTCTTTTAAAGATGAAACATCCCAAGCCATTATCGTATCGATGTTGATCTCCATCCCTACGTTGACTGGATTGTTGATTTGGTTTTCCTGA
- a CDS encoding solute symporter family protein, translating to MNTTTFLLFITIVGITLIITYWAAKRTQSTTDFYAAGRSISAFQNGLAISGDYMSAASFLGIAGLIALYGYDGFFYSVGFLVAFLLVLLVVAEPLRNSGKYTIADMLAFRMKAAPVRSAAALSTMAISAFYMIAQLVGAGALIKLLLDIDVTFSIILIGILMILYVVFGGMLATTWVQIIKAVLLMGGTLLLSFLVLAQYNFSIVGMFDEVVRMKGQKFLEPGLQFPNPIENLSLGLGLVLGTAGLPHILIRFYTVPTAKAARSSVVWALFIVGSFYILTTFLGFGAATLVGEKAIVAADPAGNMAAPLLAEAVGGTFFFAFIAAVAFATILAVVAGLVMSAAGAYAHDFYSHVLRKGKATDREQVRVARQASIGVGVISIILALLSKDLNVAFLVSLAFAVAASANLPVILFTLFWKRFNTIGAVTGILTGLFSCILVVALGPNFLKESAIIPLSNPALASVPLGFLGAFLGTILSNPEPDAEEKYTELYVRSNTGIGAE from the coding sequence TTGAACACCACAACCTTCCTCCTGTTTATTACCATTGTGGGCATTACCTTGATCATTACCTATTGGGCCGCCAAACGAACCCAATCCACCACGGACTTTTATGCGGCGGGGAGATCCATCAGTGCTTTTCAAAATGGATTGGCCATTTCCGGGGATTACATGAGTGCCGCTTCTTTCCTTGGTATCGCCGGCTTGATCGCTCTGTATGGATACGACGGTTTTTTCTACTCCGTCGGGTTTCTGGTTGCGTTTCTCCTCGTCTTGCTGGTGGTAGCGGAACCATTGCGCAATTCCGGCAAGTATACCATCGCCGATATGCTGGCCTTCCGGATGAAAGCGGCACCGGTTCGATCAGCAGCCGCCCTCTCCACCATGGCCATATCCGCTTTCTATATGATTGCTCAGCTCGTGGGAGCGGGAGCACTGATCAAGTTGTTGCTGGATATTGATGTAACGTTTTCCATCATCCTGATCGGGATTCTGATGATCCTGTATGTGGTCTTCGGCGGAATGTTGGCCACAACCTGGGTTCAGATTATTAAGGCCGTGCTGCTGATGGGGGGCACGCTGCTGCTCAGCTTCCTCGTATTGGCTCAATACAACTTCAGTATAGTCGGCATGTTTGATGAAGTGGTTCGAATGAAAGGTCAGAAATTTCTGGAACCTGGACTCCAGTTTCCCAATCCGATTGAAAATCTCTCCCTGGGCCTAGGCCTGGTTCTGGGCACCGCCGGTCTTCCTCATATCCTGATCCGGTTCTATACGGTTCCCACAGCCAAAGCCGCCCGTTCTTCCGTTGTATGGGCCTTGTTCATCGTCGGATCCTTTTATATCCTGACCACCTTCCTGGGATTTGGTGCCGCGACATTGGTAGGGGAAAAAGCGATTGTTGCTGCGGATCCGGCGGGAAATATGGCAGCCCCCTTATTGGCGGAAGCAGTGGGAGGAACCTTTTTCTTCGCCTTTATTGCCGCAGTTGCCTTTGCCACCATCCTGGCTGTTGTCGCCGGTCTGGTTATGTCCGCTGCAGGTGCTTATGCCCATGATTTTTATTCCCATGTCCTGCGAAAAGGAAAAGCGACGGATCGAGAACAAGTCAGAGTAGCCCGACAAGCCTCCATCGGTGTGGGTGTGATCTCCATCATCCTGGCCTTGCTGTCCAAAGACTTAAACGTCGCCTTTCTCGTCTCCCTCGCCTTTGCCGTCGCTGCCAGTGCCAACTTGCCGGTTATTTTGTTCACTCTCTTTTGGAAGCGTTTCAATACCATCGGTGCCGTCACGGGAATTCTGACCGGTTTGTTCAGCTGTATCCTCGTTGTGGCTTTGGGACCCAACTTCCTGAAGGAGAGTGCGATTATCCCCCTCAGCAACCCGGCTCTGGCTTCCGTTCCTCTCGGATTTCTCGGTGCTTTCCTGGGTACGATTCTTAGCAATCCGGAACCAGATGCCGAGGAAAAATACACGGAATTGTATGTCCGTTCCAATACCGGAATCGGTGCGGAATAA
- a CDS encoding DUF485 domain-containing protein: MAQSHLPKETDDSAHTDWTKLAQSQIFEEMMRRKKRFVFSATMFFLVYYFSLPILNGYTDWLNIQVIGSINLVYLFALSQIIMAWVLAVLYIRHANQMDRHVKAIGHDGKEDSP, encoded by the coding sequence TTGGCCCAATCTCATTTACCAAAAGAAACCGACGATTCCGCCCATACTGATTGGACAAAGTTAGCCCAAAGTCAGATATTTGAGGAAATGATGCGTCGCAAAAAAAGATTTGTTTTCTCGGCTACGATGTTTTTTCTTGTTTACTACTTTTCTCTCCCGATCCTCAATGGATATACCGATTGGTTGAACATTCAGGTGATCGGTTCTATCAACCTTGTTTATCTTTTTGCCCTTTCACAGATTATCATGGCTTGGGTCTTAGCTGTATTGTATATCCGCCACGCCAATCAGATGGACCGACATGTCAAGGCAATAGGACATGACGGGAAGGAGGATTCTCCTTGA
- the aceB gene encoding malate synthase A: protein MGMETASLSAGLEVKGKVTSTYAEILTPEALNFVARLNRKFSSRRLELLHNRVKGQEKWDRGVKPKFLDETAEIRESSWSIEPLPYDLQDRRVEITGPAGDRKMVINALNSGAKLFMADLEDANSPTWKNTIEGQLHLRDAINREIDFTDPRGKRYQLVKKPAVLIVRPRGWHMEEKHFYVDGAPVSASLFDFGLYFFHNAKTLLRNGSGPYFYLPKVESHLEARLWNDVFVFAQDELKIAQGTIKATVLIETITAAFEMEEILFELREHSAGLNCGRWDYIFSYIKRFRNHPDVILPDRAQVTMTVPCMRAYTLLAVKTCHKRKAPCIGGMAAQIPVRHDPQANQAALEKVQADKEREALDGHDGSWVAHPALVPVAKAVFDKHMPSPNQIDKIREDVKVTAEDLCRVPTGSITEEGLRNNLSVGIQYMDAWLRGYGAVAINHLMEDAATAEIARAQVWQWIRHPEGVLEDGRKVTLDLSRQMMKEELEKIRCQRSEEGRLEEAAALLEQLIASDEFEDFLTVPGYQLLHQDG from the coding sequence ATGGGTATGGAAACCGCTTCATTGTCAGCAGGTTTGGAAGTCAAAGGGAAGGTGACAAGTACTTATGCTGAGATTTTGACACCTGAAGCATTGAACTTTGTTGCCCGGTTAAACCGGAAATTTTCTTCCCGTCGACTGGAACTGTTACACAACAGAGTCAAAGGACAGGAAAAGTGGGATCGGGGAGTTAAACCGAAATTTTTGGATGAAACGGCAGAAATCAGGGAGAGTTCCTGGTCCATTGAGCCGCTTCCTTATGATTTACAGGACCGCCGGGTGGAGATTACAGGACCCGCCGGGGATCGAAAAATGGTGATCAATGCTCTTAATTCCGGAGCCAAATTGTTTATGGCAGATCTGGAAGATGCCAATTCTCCCACCTGGAAAAACACCATTGAAGGTCAGCTTCATTTGCGGGATGCGATTAACCGGGAGATTGATTTTACGGATCCCCGGGGCAAACGCTATCAACTGGTGAAAAAGCCGGCGGTGTTGATTGTACGTCCCAGAGGGTGGCACATGGAGGAAAAACATTTTTATGTGGATGGTGCACCTGTGTCTGCTTCTCTGTTTGATTTTGGGCTGTACTTTTTTCATAATGCGAAAACACTATTGAGAAATGGATCCGGTCCGTATTTTTATCTTCCAAAAGTGGAAAGCCATTTGGAAGCCCGTCTCTGGAATGATGTGTTCGTATTTGCCCAGGATGAGTTGAAAATTGCCCAAGGTACGATAAAAGCAACCGTTTTGATTGAGACAATCACGGCGGCCTTTGAAATGGAAGAAATTTTGTTTGAACTGAGGGAACATTCCGCCGGTTTAAACTGTGGACGCTGGGATTATATCTTCAGTTACATCAAGCGTTTCCGCAATCATCCGGATGTGATCCTCCCGGATCGGGCCCAAGTGACCATGACGGTACCTTGTATGCGGGCTTATACCCTATTGGCAGTGAAAACCTGTCACAAGCGAAAGGCCCCCTGCATCGGCGGTATGGCAGCCCAGATACCGGTTCGTCACGATCCCCAGGCTAATCAGGCTGCTTTGGAAAAGGTACAGGCGGATAAAGAAAGGGAAGCTCTGGATGGTCATGATGGGTCTTGGGTAGCTCATCCGGCTTTGGTTCCAGTGGCAAAAGCGGTTTTTGACAAACATATGCCTTCCCCTAATCAGATTGACAAGATTCGGGAGGACGTCAAAGTTACCGCAGAGGATTTATGCCGTGTACCGACAGGAAGCATTACCGAGGAAGGATTGCGAAATAACCTGTCAGTGGGAATCCAGTACATGGATGCTTGGCTCCGTGGTTATGGAGCGGTGGCTATTAACCACCTGATGGAGGATGCGGCGACGGCGGAGATTGCCAGGGCTCAGGTATGGCAATGGATACGACATCCGGAAGGTGTGTTGGAGGATGGGCGAAAGGTTACATTGGATCTGTCCCGTCAGATGATGAAGGAAGAGTTGGAAAAAATACGTTGTCAGCGTTCTGAAGAGGGACGGTTGGAGGAAGCCGCGGCGTTGTTGGAGCAGCTGATCGCTTCGGATGAGTTTGAGGATTTTCTGACAGTGCCGGGTTATCAGCTTCTTCATCAAGATGGATAA